Proteins from a genomic interval of Nocardioides jishulii:
- a CDS encoding MOSC domain-containing protein produces the protein MPAPYVVAVSRDQAHRFSKVPVDSITLVAGIGVLGDAHAGTLVQHRYAARKDPNQPNLRQVHLIQSELFEEARERGFEIGPGDLGENVTTAGIGLLTLPVSTLLDLGGPVLRLTGLRNPCVLINRFKPGLLKVVLARADGTPMGRAVPDEPRPEVPPVIRKAGVMSVVERGGDVLPGAPIRVTLPEGPHAPMEPV, from the coding sequence ATGCCCGCCCCGTACGTGGTCGCCGTCAGCCGCGACCAGGCCCACCGTTTCTCCAAGGTGCCCGTCGACTCGATCACCCTCGTCGCGGGGATCGGCGTGCTGGGCGACGCCCACGCGGGGACGTTGGTGCAGCACCGCTACGCCGCCCGCAAGGACCCCAACCAGCCCAACCTGCGCCAGGTCCACCTGATCCAGTCCGAGCTCTTCGAGGAGGCCCGGGAGCGGGGCTTCGAGATCGGCCCCGGCGACCTGGGCGAGAACGTCACCACGGCAGGGATCGGCCTGTTGACGTTGCCCGTCAGCACGCTGCTGGACCTCGGAGGGCCGGTGCTGCGGCTGACCGGCCTGCGCAACCCGTGCGTGCTGATCAACCGTTTCAAGCCGGGCCTGCTCAAGGTGGTGCTGGCACGCGCGGACGGGACCCCGATGGGGCGGGCCGTGCCCGACGAACCGCGGCCTGAAGTGCCACCGGTGATCCGCAAGGCGGGCGTGATGTCGGTGGTCGAGCGGGGCGGGGACGTGCTGCCCGGGGCGCCGATCCGGGTCACCCTCCCGGAGGGCCCGCACGCGCCGATGGAGCCGGTCTGA
- the gdhA gene encoding NADP-specific glutamate dehydrogenase: MKSLHPALAPVYDDVLRRNQGELEFHQAVYEVLESLSPVVTKRPEFVEASIIERICEPERQIIFRVPWTDDNNHVHINRGFRVEFNSALGPYKGGLRFHPSVYLGIVKFLGFEQIFKNALTGMPIGGGKGGSDFDPKGRSDAEIMRFCQSFMTELYRHLGEYTDVPAGDIGVGGREIGYLFGQYKRITNRYESGVLTGKGLSWGGSQARTEATGYGTVFFAREMLAAKGDSFDGKRVVVSGSGNVATYAVEKVHQLGGTVIAVSDSSGYVVDEQGIDLALLRQVKEVDRGRVGDYAAARGAHVNLVSGGSIWDVPCDVALPCATQNELDEVGAKGLIGNGVKLVAEGANMPCTPTAVAAFQSAGVLFAPGKAANAGGVATSALEMQQNASRDRWSFEHTEERLDAIMSGIHELVLTTADEYDVPGDYVTGANIAGFTQVADAMLAMGVI; the protein is encoded by the coding sequence ATGAAGTCCTTGCACCCCGCTCTGGCCCCCGTCTACGACGACGTCCTTCGTCGCAACCAGGGGGAGCTGGAGTTCCACCAGGCCGTCTACGAGGTCCTCGAGAGCCTGAGCCCCGTCGTCACCAAGCGCCCCGAGTTCGTCGAGGCGTCGATCATCGAGCGCATCTGCGAGCCCGAGCGCCAGATCATCTTCCGGGTGCCGTGGACCGACGACAACAACCACGTGCACATCAACCGTGGCTTCCGCGTCGAGTTCAACTCCGCCCTCGGCCCCTACAAGGGCGGGCTGCGCTTCCACCCCAGCGTCTACCTCGGCATCGTGAAGTTCCTCGGTTTCGAGCAGATCTTCAAGAACGCCCTCACCGGGATGCCGATCGGCGGCGGCAAGGGTGGCTCCGACTTCGACCCCAAGGGTCGCTCGGACGCCGAGATCATGCGCTTCTGCCAGTCGTTCATGACCGAGCTCTACCGCCACCTGGGTGAGTACACCGACGTCCCCGCCGGTGACATCGGTGTGGGCGGTCGCGAGATCGGCTACCTCTTCGGCCAGTACAAGCGCATCACCAACCGCTACGAGTCCGGCGTGCTCACCGGCAAGGGCCTGAGCTGGGGCGGTTCGCAGGCGCGTACCGAGGCCACTGGCTACGGCACCGTCTTCTTCGCCCGCGAGATGCTCGCTGCCAAGGGCGACTCGTTCGACGGCAAGCGGGTCGTCGTGTCGGGCTCCGGCAACGTCGCCACCTACGCCGTGGAGAAGGTCCACCAGCTCGGCGGCACCGTCATCGCGGTCTCCGACTCCTCCGGCTACGTCGTCGACGAGCAGGGCATCGACCTCGCGCTCCTGCGTCAGGTCAAGGAGGTCGACCGCGGCCGGGTCGGCGACTACGCGGCCGCGCGCGGCGCCCACGTCAACCTCGTCTCCGGTGGCTCGATCTGGGACGTGCCGTGCGACGTCGCGCTTCCCTGCGCCACCCAGAACGAGCTCGACGAGGTCGGCGCGAAGGGCCTGATCGGCAACGGCGTCAAGCTGGTGGCCGAGGGCGCCAACATGCCGTGCACCCCGACCGCCGTGGCCGCCTTCCAGTCCGCGGGCGTGCTCTTCGCGCCCGGCAAGGCCGCCAACGCCGGTGGTGTGGCGACCAGCGCCCTGGAGATGCAGCAGAACGCCTCGCGTGACCGCTGGTCCTTCGAGCACACCGAGGAGCGCCTCGACGCCATCATGTCGGGCATCCACGAGCTGGTGCTCACCACGGCCGACGAGTACGACGTGCCCGGTGACTACGTGACCGGCGCCAACATCGCCGGCTTCACCCAGGTGGCTGACGCGATGCTCGCCATGGGCGTCATCTGA
- a CDS encoding SDR family oxidoreductase has protein sequence MTRTHVLTGAGAGIGAALAQHLSDRGDRLVLLVRSSQRADEVSAVLGAEHRYEVVDLADAPAVLETGRRLAVELGSVDSLVHCAGVVDLARVADLEPDAWRHQLDVNLTAPAMLTAGLLPALRGGGSTVVFVNSTSGLAANPDWSAYAASKHGLRALAESLRTEEAPHGLRVTSVFPSRTGTAMQARVHTQEGKEYRPEAWMSAESVASSIVHVLDLPADTTLTDLTLRTSPSPT, from the coding sequence ATGACTCGCACCCACGTCCTGACGGGCGCGGGTGCTGGCATCGGAGCCGCACTCGCGCAGCACCTCAGCGACCGTGGAGACAGGCTGGTCCTGCTCGTCCGTTCCTCGCAACGGGCCGACGAGGTCAGCGCAGTGCTCGGTGCCGAGCACCGGTACGAGGTCGTCGACCTGGCGGACGCCCCTGCCGTGCTGGAGACCGGACGTCGACTCGCCGTCGAGCTGGGCTCCGTGGACTCGCTGGTGCACTGCGCCGGCGTGGTCGACCTCGCCCGGGTCGCGGACCTCGAGCCCGACGCGTGGCGCCACCAGCTGGACGTGAACCTGACCGCTCCCGCGATGCTGACCGCCGGTCTCCTCCCGGCGTTGCGCGGGGGAGGGTCCACGGTGGTCTTCGTGAACTCCACCTCGGGCCTGGCCGCCAACCCGGACTGGTCGGCGTACGCAGCCTCCAAGCACGGCCTGCGCGCGCTCGCCGAGTCCCTGCGCACCGAGGAGGCCCCCCACGGCCTGCGCGTCACCAGTGTCTTCCCCTCCCGCACGGGGACCGCAATGCAAGCCCGTGTGCACACGCAGGAGGGCAAGGAGTACCGCCCCGAGGCCTGGATGAGCGCGGAGTCCGTCGCCTCATCCATCGTCCACGTGCTCGACCTTCCGGCCGACACCACCCTGACCGATCTCACCCTCAGGACGTCACCGTCGCCGACCTGA
- a CDS encoding zinc-binding dehydrogenase, with amino-acid sequence MFAVYASSFAPRDAADPLAGLVVGERPDPVAPEGWTTVTVKAASLNHHDLWSLQGVGLREEALPMILGCDAAGLDEDGNEVVVHAVVSSPDWTGDETLDPKRSLLSERHQGTFADKVVVPTRNVVAKPASMSFAEAACLPTAWLTAYRMLFTQGNLKPGDTVLVQGAGGGVATALITLARAGGLTVLVTSRDEAKRARALEIGAHEAFESGARLPVKVDAVMETVGRATWSHSVRSLRPGGKIVISGTTSGPQLDDAELTRIFFLQLQVIGSTMGTRDELAALVRLLDATGTRPLVDRTLPMEDAREGFAAMAEGDLFGKIVFTR; translated from the coding sequence ATGTTCGCCGTCTACGCCTCGTCCTTCGCGCCCCGTGACGCCGCCGACCCCTTGGCCGGACTGGTGGTCGGGGAGCGACCTGACCCGGTCGCTCCCGAGGGCTGGACGACGGTGACGGTGAAGGCGGCCTCGCTCAACCACCACGACCTGTGGTCGCTGCAGGGCGTCGGTCTGCGCGAGGAAGCGCTCCCGATGATCCTCGGGTGCGACGCGGCGGGCCTCGACGAGGACGGCAACGAGGTCGTCGTCCACGCCGTGGTCTCCAGCCCTGACTGGACCGGCGACGAGACGCTGGACCCGAAGCGCTCCCTGCTCTCCGAGCGCCACCAGGGCACGTTCGCCGACAAGGTCGTCGTCCCCACGCGCAACGTGGTGGCGAAGCCGGCATCGATGAGCTTCGCCGAGGCGGCCTGCCTGCCGACGGCGTGGCTGACCGCCTACCGGATGCTCTTCACCCAGGGCAACCTCAAGCCTGGCGACACCGTGCTCGTGCAGGGCGCCGGCGGCGGCGTCGCCACTGCGCTCATCACCCTCGCCCGCGCCGGCGGGCTGACCGTCCTGGTCACCTCGCGTGACGAGGCCAAGCGGGCTCGGGCGCTGGAGATCGGTGCCCACGAGGCGTTCGAGTCCGGCGCCAGGCTGCCCGTCAAGGTCGACGCGGTGATGGAGACCGTCGGTCGCGCCACCTGGTCGCACTCGGTGCGCTCCCTGCGCCCCGGAGGCAAGATCGTCATCTCGGGCACCACGTCCGGACCGCAGCTCGACGACGCCGAGCTCACCCGCATCTTCTTCCTCCAGCTGCAGGTCATCGGTTCCACGATGGGCACGCGTGACGAGCTCGCCGCCCTCGTACGCCTGCTCGACGCGACCGGCACCCGTCCGTTGGTCGATCGCACCCTTCCCATGGAGGACGCCCGCGAGGGCTTCGCCGCCATGGCCGAGGGTGACCTCTTCGGAAAGATCGTCTTCACTCGATGA
- a CDS encoding NAD(P)-dependent malic enzyme, with protein sequence MSHAPDNAPHPFHGDPVFDLHVGGKLETVSRVALKGAEELSLAYTPGVARVCEAIAADPSMTQEYTWVPNVVAVITDGTAVLGLGDIGPAAAMPVMEGKAVLFKQFGGVDAVPICLDTTDTEEIIETVARLAPSFGGINLEDISAPRCFEIENRLKERLDIPVFHDDQHGTAVVALAALKNALKLTGRTPSSTRVVVSGAGAAGVAVARILLGAGIRDIAVLDRRGVLNSERSDLTDVKAALARETADNFGRSGTLADAMDGADVYIGVSGGTVPEEIVATMAPDAIIFGLANPTPEVHPDVAHKYARVVATGRSDFPNQINNVLCFPGIFRGAFDVHATKITEGMKLAAAEALAELVGDALAEDMIIPSPFDPRVGPAVSRAVADAARRDGVARK encoded by the coding sequence ATGTCACACGCTCCCGACAACGCTCCCCACCCCTTCCACGGTGACCCGGTCTTCGACCTTCACGTAGGCGGCAAGTTGGAGACGGTGTCGCGCGTAGCGCTCAAGGGGGCCGAGGAGCTCTCCCTCGCCTACACGCCGGGCGTCGCCCGGGTCTGTGAGGCGATCGCCGCGGACCCCTCGATGACCCAGGAGTACACGTGGGTCCCGAACGTGGTCGCGGTCATCACCGACGGCACCGCGGTCCTCGGCCTGGGTGACATCGGCCCTGCCGCCGCCATGCCGGTGATGGAGGGCAAGGCCGTGCTCTTCAAGCAGTTCGGCGGCGTCGACGCCGTGCCGATCTGCCTCGACACGACCGACACCGAGGAGATCATCGAGACGGTGGCGCGCCTGGCGCCCAGCTTCGGTGGGATCAACCTCGAGGACATCTCCGCACCGCGCTGCTTCGAGATCGAGAACCGTCTCAAGGAACGCCTCGACATCCCGGTCTTCCACGACGACCAGCACGGCACCGCCGTGGTCGCGCTCGCCGCGCTGAAGAACGCCCTCAAGCTCACCGGACGTACGCCGTCCTCCACCCGGGTCGTCGTCTCGGGCGCCGGCGCCGCAGGCGTGGCCGTCGCCCGGATCCTGCTGGGCGCCGGCATCCGCGACATCGCGGTCCTCGACCGCCGTGGGGTGCTCAACTCCGAGCGCAGCGACCTCACCGACGTGAAGGCTGCGCTGGCTCGTGAGACCGCCGACAACTTCGGACGCAGCGGCACCCTCGCCGACGCGATGGACGGCGCCGACGTCTACATCGGCGTCTCGGGCGGCACCGTGCCCGAGGAGATCGTGGCGACCATGGCGCCCGACGCGATCATCTTCGGCCTGGCCAACCCCACGCCCGAGGTCCACCCCGACGTGGCGCACAAGTACGCCCGCGTGGTCGCGACGGGTCGGTCGGACTTCCCGAACCAGATCAACAACGTGCTCTGCTTCCCGGGCATCTTCCGCGGCGCCTTCGACGTGCACGCCACGAAGATCACCGAGGGCATGAAGCTGGCCGCCGCCGAGGCGCTCGCCGAGCTCGTGGGCGACGCCCTGGCCGAGGACATGATCATCCCGTCCCCCTTCGACCCGCGGGTCGGCCCGGCCGTCTCCCGGGCCGTCGCGGACGCTGCACGGCGTGACGGGGTTGCCCGCAAGTAA
- a CDS encoding S24/S26 family peptidase — protein MGRLAFRGASRVGLARVEGESMRPALDPGDRLLVHHGGEVRPGDVVVARFPDGTLVVKRAVEARATRTGAPGWWLLSDAPEVGVDSRHRGVVAHEDVLGVAVARLWPRPGRLRARVSAATDKV, from the coding sequence ATGGGCCGACTTGCTTTCAGGGGTGCCTCGCGCGTCGGGCTCGCGCGCGTAGAGGGCGAATCCATGCGTCCGGCCCTGGATCCGGGGGACCGGCTCCTCGTGCACCACGGGGGCGAGGTGCGGCCCGGCGACGTCGTGGTGGCGAGGTTCCCGGACGGGACGTTGGTGGTGAAGCGAGCCGTCGAGGCGCGCGCCACGAGGACCGGCGCCCCGGGATGGTGGTTGTTGAGCGACGCCCCCGAGGTCGGCGTCGACTCGCGCCACCGCGGCGTGGTGGCCCACGAGGACGTGCTCGGCGTGGCGGTCGCGCGCCTGTGGCCCCGTCCCGGGCGACTGCGCGCTCGCGTTTCCGCAGCCACTGACAAAGTGTAG
- the sodN gene encoding superoxide dismutase, Ni, translating into MFSRFIAPTVTVSAHCDLPCGVYDPAQARIEAESIKAIIAKVADNDDPDFRTRAVLIKEERSELVKHHLWVLWTDYFKAPHFEKYPQLHTLFNEATKLAGAGGTKGTLDAAAADDLLSKIDQIAEIFWETKKA; encoded by the coding sequence ATGTTCTCCCGCTTCATCGCCCCGACCGTCACCGTGTCCGCGCACTGCGACCTGCCGTGCGGCGTCTACGACCCCGCCCAGGCCCGCATCGAGGCCGAGTCGATCAAGGCGATCATCGCCAAGGTCGCCGACAACGACGACCCCGACTTCCGCACCCGCGCCGTCCTGATCAAGGAGGAGCGCTCGGAGCTCGTCAAGCACCACCTCTGGGTGCTGTGGACCGACTACTTCAAGGCTCCGCACTTCGAGAAGTACCCGCAGCTGCACACCCTCTTCAACGAGGCCACCAAGCTGGCCGGTGCCGGCGGCACGAAGGGCACGCTCGACGCGGCCGCTGCCGACGACCTGCTCTCGAAGATCGACCAGATCGCCGAGATCTTCTGGGAGACCAAGAAGGCCTGA
- a CDS encoding tyrosine-type recombinase/integrase produces MASIQKRDNGKWRARYRDEAGKEHARHFPRKVDAQRWLDEVTASQVAGTYVDPRAGLVKVADYAAAWESNRVNRAGTLQIIDNALRVHVLPELGEYPIKAVRPMHVEAFVKRLVDKGLAPGTIRNIYDVLARVFSSAVRDRLIAFSPCIDVALPPGTRTEVVPPTLDEIQAVCDELDERWRPIVVILAGSGLRIGELLGLNVFDVDYLRRTIDVSKQRLQSNEIAPTKSSVSRVVPIGQVVLDAIARLEHNGDGPLLLDEFGKPLSYRRWKQILKDATSRAGVDFTSHDLRHYCASVALSGGASIVQVQKLLGHGSANITLRTYAHLVPGDEDRTRNALDAALSSADWLRTGAASS; encoded by the coding sequence ATGGCTAGCATCCAGAAGCGTGACAACGGCAAGTGGCGCGCCCGCTACCGCGATGAGGCCGGCAAGGAGCATGCGCGTCATTTCCCGCGGAAGGTCGACGCCCAACGATGGCTCGACGAGGTCACCGCATCGCAGGTAGCGGGAACCTATGTCGACCCTCGGGCGGGCCTCGTCAAGGTCGCTGACTACGCCGCCGCGTGGGAGAGCAACCGCGTCAACAGAGCCGGCACGCTCCAGATCATCGACAACGCGCTACGCGTCCATGTCCTGCCGGAACTGGGGGAGTACCCCATCAAGGCCGTCCGCCCGATGCACGTTGAGGCGTTCGTCAAGCGTCTGGTCGACAAGGGTCTAGCGCCCGGCACCATCCGCAACATCTATGACGTGCTTGCTCGCGTGTTCTCGTCGGCCGTGCGAGACCGGCTCATTGCCTTCTCGCCGTGCATAGACGTCGCTCTCCCGCCCGGAACGCGCACCGAGGTGGTCCCGCCCACCCTGGATGAGATTCAGGCCGTCTGTGACGAACTGGATGAGCGATGGCGCCCCATCGTGGTGATCCTGGCGGGCTCTGGACTGCGAATCGGGGAACTGCTCGGGCTCAACGTGTTCGACGTGGACTATCTGCGCCGGACCATCGACGTCAGCAAGCAACGCCTCCAATCCAACGAGATCGCCCCCACCAAGTCGAGTGTGAGCCGGGTGGTACCCATCGGTCAGGTCGTCCTGGACGCGATCGCACGACTCGAGCACAACGGCGACGGCCCCCTGCTCCTCGATGAGTTCGGAAAGCCTTTGTCGTACCGACGGTGGAAGCAGATTCTCAAGGACGCAACCAGCAGAGCTGGCGTCGACTTCACAAGCCACGACCTGCGGCACTATTGCGCATCGGTGGCGTTGTCCGGGGGAGCGTCCATCGTTCAGGTGCAGAAGCTCCTCGGCCACGGGTCCGCGAACATCACGCTGCGGACCTATGCGCACCTGGTGCCGGGCGATGAGGACCGCACCCGAAATGCGCTAGACGCCGCCCTCAGCTCCGCGGACTGGCTGCGGACTGGAGCGGCGTCTAGCTGA
- a CDS encoding helix-turn-helix domain-containing protein, with product MTDQPKSAGSVDRFDAQVGKNLEKLRKARDLTQTDLAARVAERGVPFRQQTVVKIEKGQRSLKLREVKAVANALEVGVETLVAEESVMDWSAVLMRHTGDVEAAWEVLHEAALSLIRKKMALQFTLDGIERTEVHVEDSLLNDAATLLQVDPVKVVQGALGEIEAERRTDKALIERSVDYVIHNADADPTDG from the coding sequence ATGACTGATCAACCGAAATCCGCAGGGTCCGTCGACCGCTTCGATGCCCAAGTGGGGAAAAACTTGGAGAAGTTGCGCAAGGCGCGAGACCTAACGCAAACGGACCTCGCAGCCAGGGTGGCCGAACGGGGGGTTCCATTCCGACAGCAGACCGTCGTGAAGATCGAGAAGGGTCAGCGTTCCCTCAAGTTGCGAGAGGTGAAGGCTGTCGCAAACGCTTTGGAGGTCGGAGTCGAAACGTTGGTCGCCGAGGAGTCGGTGATGGACTGGTCGGCGGTGTTGATGCGACACACGGGCGACGTCGAGGCGGCTTGGGAAGTGCTCCATGAGGCGGCGCTGTCCCTCATTAGGAAGAAGATGGCGTTGCAGTTCACGCTCGACGGGATTGAGAGGACTGAAGTTCACGTCGAAGACTCCCTTCTCAACGACGCTGCCACACTGCTTCAGGTCGACCCCGTGAAGGTCGTCCAGGGCGCACTCGGAGAGATAGAAGCCGAACGTCGCACAGACAAGGCGCTTATCGAGCGCAGCGTGGATTACGTCATCCACAATGCGGATGCGGATCCGACCGATGGCTAG
- a CDS encoding helix-turn-helix transcriptional regulator, producing MNPHLLRLPEVSEMTGIPAATLRFWRHQGTGPRSTKLGRRVVYREADVIAWIDEQFEKASA from the coding sequence ATGAATCCGCACCTACTGCGTCTGCCCGAAGTGTCCGAAATGACCGGCATTCCCGCGGCCACGCTCCGCTTCTGGCGACACCAAGGAACCGGCCCTAGGTCCACGAAGCTCGGGCGGCGCGTTGTCTACCGAGAAGCCGATGTCATCGCCTGGATCGACGAACAGTTCGAGAAGGCCAGTGCCTAG